A genomic stretch from Budorcas taxicolor isolate Tak-1 chromosome 15, Takin1.1, whole genome shotgun sequence includes:
- the LOC128059949 gene encoding olfactory receptor 4P4-like, producing the protein MKYTNNITEFILLGLSQSMKIKHVCFLLFLFCYIAIWMGNLLVMISITCSQLKDQPMYFFLNYLALSDLCSTSTVTPKLVTDLLAESSTISYTDCMAQLFTMHFFGGIEICILAVMAYDRYVAVCRPLYYTIIMSRHRRYAMISACCAGAFLHSFVQGLLTINLPFCGPNEIDHYFCDVYPLLKLACTDTYVVGILVVANAGMMGLVIFVVVMLSYILILYTIKAYPAETRYKALSTCSSHITVVVLFFVPILFTYIRPATTFPEDKVFALFYTIIAPMFNPLIYTLRNAEMKSALRKVWCQKLFLIARQII; encoded by the coding sequence ATGAAATATACCAATAACATCACTGAATTCATTCTCTTGGGACTTTCCCAGAGCATGAAAATCAAACACGTGTGCTTCCTACTATTCTTATTTTGTTACATAGCTATTTGGATGGGAAACTTGCTCGTCATGATCTCTATCACATGCAGTCAGCTAAAGGATCAACCCATGTATTTCTTCCTTAATTACCTTGCTCTATCAGATCTGTGTTCCACTTCAACAGTGACACCCAAGTTAGTCACTGACTTGCTGGCAGAAAGTAGCACAATTTCATACACTGACTGCATGGCACAGCTCTTTACTATGCACTTCTTTGGGGGCATTGAAATCTGTATCCTCgctgtgatggcctatgaccgctatgtggccgtCTGCAGGCCCCTGTACTACACCATCATCATGAGCAGGCACAGACGCTATGCCATGATCAGCGCTTGCTGTGCTGGGGCATTTCTGCACTCCTTTGTTCAGGGTCTCCTCACAATTAACCTACCATTCTGTGGCCCCAATGAAATAGATCACTATTTCTGTGACGTGTATCCTTTGCTGAAACTGGCCTGCACAGACACCTACGTAGTTGGGATCCTAGTGGTGGCCAACGCAGGCATGATGGGGTTGGTGATCTTTGTGGTTGTGATGCTGTCCTACATTTTGATATTATACACCATCAAGGCTTACCCTGCAGAAACCCGGTACAAAGCTCTTTCCACTTGTAGTTCCCACATCACAGTTGTGGTTCTGTTCTTTGTGCCTATTCTCTTCACTTACATTAGGCCAGCCACAACGTTTCCAGAAGACAAGGTGTTTGCTCTCTTTTACACCATCATTGCCCCCATGTTCAACCCTCTGATTTACACTCTCAGAAATGCAGAGATGAAGAGTGCCTTGAGGAAGGTGTGGTGCCAGAAGCTATTTTTGATTGCAAGGCAAATCATCTGA